The stretch of DNA CGGGCTGAGCCAGCCCCCCGCAGGGCTGGGGCGCAAGGGGGCCAGGCCCACACTGATGCCGTCCCAGCCCTCTCGGCTCCCCCCAGAACCGCACGGAGCCCCGAGAACCTACGGCCACGGTGACCGCTGGGAGCCCCACGATTCCTGTGACCTCGGCGGCCCCCACGACCTCACCGGTGGGCACTCCAGAGTCAGAGgatccccagggtggggggctcACCTCCCCACCCGGCGTGGCTCCctccagcagcagccctgggggcccaggTTGGTCAgggggacttcctggaggaggaggcaggctgcacctgggggggcggggggggccgagccttggggtggggggcggggtcagtGTGGGAGCCCGTGACGCTGGCTGCCCCCCAGCAGTGCTCACGGAGGACGGGCAGCCCTGCCGCTTCCCCTTCCGCCATGGCGGCCGCCTGCTGCACTCCTGCACGTCGGAGGGGAGCGCCCACAGGAAGTGGTGGGTCCCGGCCGGCCaggcctccccctccaccccgggGTCCCTTCCACCCCCCTTCTCCAGAGGGATCGGGCCTCTGCGGGTGGAGCGAGCGAGGAAACGGGTGAacggtgggggcggggtgtgCGTGGGGCCGAGAGAGTTGGCGGGGCCCCCACGTCACTGCGCACCCCACCCACAGGTGCGCCACGACTCACAACTACGACCGGGACCGGGCCTGGGGCTACTGCGCCCAGGCCTCCGAGCCCCGGGAGGGCCCAGGTGGGTGCCTGGGGTTTGGGAGGCCTGAGcccgggctgggtgggggggtgggcatcAAGGTCCACGTGCCGGTGGGGGGTGGGCGCCACCGGGACAGAGCGGACCGGGGAGGGGCCCCTGCCTGCGGGGCCGGAGGGGTGCCGGGGTTGAGCCCACTGGAGGcccgggggccgggaggggcagcACAGGagccctcagccccagggcccctcccaggcaggACCCTGCCCGCTCTGGGGGCCGCAGGGCTGCGTTGGCCATTGCTGAGACCGAGACCCCCCTGCCCAGCGTCTGGGTGttgagtggggctggggggctgcacCTCTCCTGGGGCACCCGCACCCCCGGGACCTCAGTGGGTGCGTCTCTGGGGCAGTAGCCCCGACAGAGGCACGCAGCGAGGGGCGCAGAGCGGGGGGCAGACTGGCCgggccctcagcccctccccctgcctcccgcACATCCCCAGCGGCCCCGGACCCCTGcgcctccagcccctgcctcaatGGCGGCTCCTGCGCCCGCACCCAGGACCCCAGGGCCTACCACTGCACCTGCACCCGGGCCTTCACCGGCCCGGACTGCGGCACTGGTGAGCGGGCCCCAGGAGGGCGGGGCCCTGTGGGGGTGCGGCGGGTGTGTGCAGAGAGCAGGGGCTCACTGCACGGCTCCCCAGAGAGATGCTTTGACGAGACCCGCCACGAGTACCTGGAGGCGGGCGACCGCTGGGCCCGGGCGCACCAGGGCCGCGTGGAGCGGTGCGAGTGTGTGGGGGGCCGCAGCCGGTGCGGGGACACACGCCACACAGGTAGACGGGGCCTTCCCGTGGGCGACCCCGTCCGTCCCCGGTTCCCACCCCGGGGAGGGGCTCGCCCAGGGTCACCCAGCCACGGGCACCTggccccagccccgcgcccggCCCCTCCGGGCCTGAGGCCTAGCTCCCGAGCCCTCCCGCAGCCTGCCCGAGCAGCCCGTGTCTGAACGGGGGCACCTGCCACCTGATTGTGGCCACTGGCACCACCGTCTGCGCCTGTCCCCCAGGCCACGCCGGGAGGCTCTGCGACATCGGTGAGTCGCCCGCCCTCTGAACCTCGCGGCTGGCctcccggtggggggggggggcggatgcagcctggggcccaggctcACGGCCCACGGCCGCCCCCAGTGCCCACCCAGCGCTGCTTCACGGGCAACGGCACCGAATACCGCGGCGTGGCCAGCACGGCGGCCTCCGGCCTCAGCTGCCTGGCCTGGAACTCCGACCTGCTCTACCAGGAGCTGCACGTGGACTCGGTGGCGGCCGCGGCCCTGCTCGGGCTCGGCCCGCACGCCTACTGCCGGTCAGCATGGGCCCGGCCCTCCTGGGGCCACCTCACGCAGGGTGGCCAGGGTCTGTCCCAGGGAGAGGCCCCTGGCCCCTCCGCCCCGGGGGCCGCCCCAGGGAGAAGAGCTGGGCTGGGGCGCCCAAGGCCACCGTGTCCAGGGGCAGAGACAGTGGAAGGctgctcggggtgggggtggggggcgtaaGGGGTCCCGCCCTGCCGGGTatcccccccccctccctgttTCCCCGCCCGAGGGGCAGCAGGCCACCTGCCCAGCCgcctctctccccgccccaggAACCCCGACAAGGACGAGCGGCCCTGGTGCTACGTGGTGAGAGAGCAGGCGCTCTCCTGGGAGTACTGCCGCCTGGCGGCCTGCGGTGCGGAGACTggtgcgggcggggcggggcagggtgggatgggggggggcAGCCCCATGCCCACACCTGCCCTCCGCTCTCTGGAGGACCACTCCCTGTCTGAGGATGGGCAGCCTGAGGCTTCTGGGGCGGGGCGGGTCCAAGGCCACGCAGCGCGTTGGTGCAGGGGTCAGAGCAGGCAGCCAGCCGGTCCCCTGGTCCTTTGGGTGGCTCTTGCACACCTGAGCCGTGCGGGGAGGGCCCCCAAGAGAGGACAGTGCATCCGTGGGGCGAATAGCGCGGTGGGAAGCCCAGCAGGCGGCCCTGGAGTCTGACACTGGGGGCGGCAGCTCTGTGAGACCACCTCCCACGCcggaccctgcccccagggctccctgaccaccctgggcttggctctgggcccaggggctgctgggaggggcacGGACACCCGCGTCCTCCACCCACAGCTGAGGAGACCGAGGCCCGAGCCAGTCCTGCGTGCaggagcccagagctgggccggggcgctgggccctgccccagaggagctgcctgggtggggagggggctgccgggCCGGGGGCAGCTGATCCTCGGGGGCCTGAGGATGGCGGAAGGCGGGTGCAGCCGGGGCACCAGTGACCAGTGACGTGTGCCTCCAGGGTCCCTCACCAGAACCCTGGACTCACCCACCGTGAACCTGCTGGCGGTGCCCGAGGCCGCCCCTGCCGTCCCCGAGGCCGCCCCTGCCGGCCGCCAGGCCTGCGGCCGGCGGCACAAGAAGAGGAGCTTCCTCCGGCCTCGCATCGTCGGGGGCTCGTCGGCGCTACCCGGCTCCCACCCCTGGCTGGCCGCCATCTACATCGGGGACGGCTTCTGTGCGGGGAGCCTGGTCCACACCTGCTGGGTGGTGTCCGCCGCCCACTGCTTCTCCCACAGGTGAGCGAGCGGCTGGGGCCCCGGGGCGCCTGACCCCCGACCTCCCTCAAACCACCCCTGCGTCCACCCCGCTCCGTCCACGCCTGCATCCTCCACCCAGCCGGCTCGCCCGCCATCCACGCGTCCACATCTTtcccctgtcctccccccacccgcccgcccacCTGTGTCCACCTGACAGCACCCACTGTCCTCACGTTGCCCCGCCTACCGGGGTGAACTCCCTCCTTCGGTCCCTCTGTTCCCCACTCCACGGAGCCCCTCTGACGCAGGTGGGACAGGCGCTCAGCCAGGTGCTGGGCTCGGAGGCTGCAGAGACCCGTCTGTCCTAcgtcccagccccaggctctccGCTGTCAGAGCGGAGCTGGCCTGCGCGTGCGCAGGAGGGGTGATGGGCGGGGCCATTCCAAGTACGGAGcacccgggccccgcccccttccgAAGCCGGCCCGGTTGGCGCCCGGACTCTGAGGTCCTTGCAGCCACGGCCCCTGCAACCGCCGGGGTGGGGACTAGGCTTAGCTCGgagtgctggggcctgggggttCCGGGGGGAGAGGGCGGGCCCCACAGTGGCGGCTCAGGAATCAgggctggggaaggctgggggtgggtgccAAGGAGCCCCCGCCGGTCATCCCAGGGCCGCGCGCGGGGGGTGGGGCCGTGGGCGCGAGGCCTGCGCTTACCACTGTGTTCCCTCCGCCGGCCTGTGACATGGGACCCCAGCATGGAACTGGGGGGTTaaggagctgggggaagggagcaggcaTCTGCTCCCACATccagggaggggttgggggggccaAGCCTGTTGGGGGTCACAGGtctgggccaggcagggctggctgacaGAACAGGACAGAtgtgggcaggaaggggcagcTCAGACTCCTGGCCCCGCAGGGAgcctcacggggggggggggggggggggggcgctgctcCTTAGCGATAGGGACCCCCCTCTGCCCTCAAGGCCCGGGGTTTCCAGCCAGCAGCCCGCCTGAGAGGCCACCCGTGGagcccccagctctggccctgcctgggggcAGAAGGGCGGAGCCCGAGTGGGAGCCCCCCCCATCAGACAgcagatgggaaaacagagggACAGGTAGGGGACGGAGGGGCTGATCCAGGGGCCTGAACCTGTGCCCCGCAACAGCCCGGCACGGGGTTGCCCTCCTGGGCTGTCTGTGGGCTTCTTGGCCCCGTGGGGGGACAGCCAGCctcaggggcagggcagagagccAGAGTCGCGCTGccgccagccccacccccaccccgcacagcCCCCCCAGGGAAAGTGTCTCGGTGGTCCTGGGCCAGCACTTCTTCAACCTCACGACGGATGTGACACAGACATTTCAAATTGAGAAGTACATCCCGTACCCCCTGTACTCGGTGTTCAACCCCAGCGACCATGACCTCGGTGAGGCTGGGCTCCGGCCACGTGGGGGCGCTGCAGGGCCGGCGGTGTGCGCTCCCCGCTCCCGGCggagcgggggggagggggcgggggcgggccccAGAGGATCCCGGGAGAGCCCTCACTCACACAGGAGtgtgaggaggggacaggaggggacaggaggggcagagagggtgaggacggagggcagggagggggtccAGCGGGGGAAGCCCTGGGCGACCAGCATTTTGGGGCCTGGGCGGGccttcctgctccctcctggGTCTCCCAGGCGGTAGCCCCTTGTGCCGCGGGGCTGCACCCCAGGGTAAGTCAGGGCCGCGCTCTACCCACCCGGGGCCCCCACCGCAGGCTcacctctggcccctcccccacccagtccTGATCCGGCTGAAGAAGAAAGGGGACCGCTGCGCCGTGCGCTCCCAGTTCGTCCAGCCCATCTGCCTGCCCGAGCCCAGCAGCCCCTTCCCCGCCGGGCACAAGTGCCAGATCGCAGGCTGGGGCCACCAGGACGAGGGTGAGTggcgccgggggtggggggcagcaggccAGCGTGGGGCCCCCGGGAGCGGCGGGGGCCGGCCCACCCTGACGGCGGCGTCCCGCCCGCAGACGGGAGCGGGTACTCCAGCTACCTGCGGGAGGCGCTGGTGCCCCTGGTGGCCGACCACAAGTGCAGCAGCCCCGAGGTGTACGGGGCGGACCTCAGCCCCAACATGCTGTGCGCCGGCTACTTCGACTGCAAGTCCGACGCCTGCCAGGTGAGCTCAGCCTCAGACGCGCCgcccccgggggaggggcctgacctgcagggagggcagagggcgcCCCACCACCCCGTCCCCCACCACTGCCGGGAGACCCCTCCTCACTCAGATGGGAGGCCACAGAGCCTGGCCTGTCCCAGCTGTCCCTCCAAGGCCAGCTGTCTGTGTGTCCCTGAAAGCCAAACAACCTTCTTCCCCCTCGGTCGTCCCCGTGGGCTCCGTCCCCCGGTCAGTACCTGCAGCTCACACTCCAGAGCGCCGCTGACGAGACCTCGTTCCATTGGggtggcgggggttggggggagggctgCCGCTCCCCGTGTCACAGACATGGagactggggcccagggagggacgGCCACTCCTCCTGGGTCGCACAGCGCGGGCGTGGGGAGGGCGTGGGCTGGGCGTGGGCTTGGCACTGGCCCCCTGCGGGAAGCCCAGGGTAGCTTCGTGGAGGAGGGGGTGTCTGCACTTGTCCTGAGGGGGGAACAGGAGTTCCCTGGGAGGCTCGGAGGGTGTGCCTGGTGGGCGTGCACCAGAGCACAGGGGCCACATGGGGCCGTGTGGGGGGTGGCCAGAGGAGCGCACTGCTGGTGTggagggggcctgggcagggcttTCGGGGCCAGATGGCGGGTCAGGCCCTGTCACACCAGCCGGCCACTGGAGGACGTCCTGCCTGTGAGGCCCGGGGGACGTGGCCCACGTGCTCGCTGGGAAATAAAGACCTTTGCTACCTGCCCCCATGCTGGCAGGAAGcccccctggggcccaggggggcCTTGGAGACACCTCTGGGGGCATCCTCGGGCTGGGGCGAGGGGGGCCCGGGTGGGAGCGGCGGGGGGCGGCGGAGAGCTATTTCCAGGGTGCGGGCGAGCTGAGCCCTGGTCGGCCCGGCACTGACGGGCAGCTCCGCGCAGGGGGACTCGGGCGGGCCCCTGGCCTGCGAGAAGAACGGGGTG from Phyllostomus discolor isolate MPI-MPIP mPhyDis1 chromosome 1, mPhyDis1.pri.v3, whole genome shotgun sequence encodes:
- the HGFAC gene encoding hepatocyte growth factor activator → MGRWAWAPSPCPPPALSLLLLLLLLGPPGAQAQANRNRTEPREPTATVTAGSPTIPVTSAAPTTSPVGTPESEDPQGGGLTSPPGVAPSSSSPGGPVLTEDGQPCRFPFRHGGRLLHSCTSEGSAHRKWCATTHNYDRDRAWGYCAQASEPREGPAAPDPCASSPCLNGGSCARTQDPRAYHCTCTRAFTGPDCGTERCFDETRHEYLEAGDRWARAHQGRVERCECVGGRSRCGDTRHTACPSSPCLNGGTCHLIVATGTTVCACPPGHAGRLCDIVPTQRCFTGNGTEYRGVASTAASGLSCLAWNSDLLYQELHVDSVAAAALLGLGPHAYCRNPDKDERPWCYVVREQALSWEYCRLAACGSLTRTLDSPTVNLLAVPEAAPAVPEAAPAGRQACGRRHKKRSFLRPRIVGGSSALPGSHPWLAAIYIGDGFCAGSLVHTCWVVSAAHCFSHSPPRESVSVVLGQHFFNLTTDVTQTFQIEKYIPYPLYSVFNPSDHDLVLIRLKKKGDRCAVRSQFVQPICLPEPSSPFPAGHKCQIAGWGHQDEDGSGYSSYLREALVPLVADHKCSSPEVYGADLSPNMLCAGYFDCKSDACQGDSGGPLACEKNGVAHLYGIISWGDGCGRHNKPGVYTRVANYVGWIKDRIWPPRRPADSS